In Salvelinus namaycush isolate Seneca chromosome 20, SaNama_1.0, whole genome shotgun sequence, the following proteins share a genomic window:
- the LOC120064631 gene encoding interferon-induced protein 44-like, translated as MVAALRNFKLSDPDMKQLRCLLYGPVGAGKSSFVNSVNNVFQGRSAHNALVATASGTSFTKSYNTHYIRDGDKRLPFAFNDVMGLEAQDNGMQPEDLINALKGHIPEGYKFNPWFALTDESAEYIKKPMSSDKVHCLVSVVAADKIWLMSNDVIVKMRKVREKASELGIAQVVVMTMPDKACPLVEMDVKKMYTSKAIKEKMQICSNEVGVPMNCILPVKNYHEGVLDNDMDILILNAMTQIVNFANDYIWNLQQTA; from the exons ATGGTGGCTGCACTGAGGAACTTTAAACTGAGTGATCCTGACATGAAGCAGCTGAGATGCCTGCTATATGGACCAGTCGGAGCAGGGAAGTCCAGCTTCGTCAACTCCGTCAACAATGTCTTCCAAGGACGATCAGCACATAATGCCCTGGTAGCAACTGCCTCTGGCACAAGCTTCACCAAGAGT tACAATACACACTACATTAGGGATGGAGATAAACGTCTGCCCTTTGCATTCAATGATGTCATGGGTCTGGAGGCACAAGACAACGGGATGCAACCTGAAGACCTCATCAATGCTCTGAAGGGCCATATACCAGAGGGTTACAAG TTCAATCCTTGGTTTGCATTAACTGATGAAAGTGCAGAATACATTAAGAAGCCCATGTCAAGTGACAAGGTTCACTGTCTGGTGAGTGTCGTTGCTGCAGACAAAATCTGGCTCATGTCAAATGACGTCATAGTCAAGATGAGGAAGGTCAGAGAAAAAGCCAGTGAATTGG GAATAGCTCAAGTTGTTGTCATGACCATGCCAGACAAGGCTTGCCCCCTGGTGGAGATGGACGTGAAGAAGATGTACACCAGCAAGGCAATAAAAGAAAAA ATGCAGATCTGCAGTAATGAGGTGGGCGTTCCCATGAACTGCATCCTGCCTGTGAAGAACTACCATGAGGGGGTGCTGGATAACGACATGGACATCCTGATCCTGAACGCCATGACTCAGATTGTGAACTTTGCCAACGACTACATCTGGAACCTCCAACAAACTGCATGA
- the LOC120064831 gene encoding uncharacterized protein LOC120064831 produces MTPLGLTRSESDFVRYPGINDTEVLTCECSNHACQKVFWFRTLHNNLDIQFLLSLNNAGRTSHEASVGEHRFQASKRDTGSKMTFTLRLINIRSEDAGLYTCMLQNQKENKLWRPGVLLRPGETRPTLLPVTKPQPQGIPNSIPNGRCTKGNYQTPKGCGSKVLWPLVGVLLALAVALISTQYYFSRKDHWSNSERPHCRRRDSAVFTVCVLTGISFHFMNLKTVLSSSYFSILCSLQR; encoded by the exons ATGACCCCATTGGGACTG ACACGTTCAGAGTCCGACTTCGTCCGCTACCCCGGGATCAACGACACAGAGGTCCTCACCTGTGAGTGTTCCAACCACGCCTGTCAGAAGGTCTTCTGGTTCCGCACTCTCCACAACAACCTCGACATCCAGTTCCTTCTCAGCCTCAACAATGCTGGCCGGACCAGCCACGAAGCCAGTGTGGGCGAACACCGGTTCCAGGCCAGTAAGCGTGATACGGGAAGCAAGATGACTTTCACACTGCGCCTCATTAACATAAGGTCAGAGGACGCAGGGCTTTACACCTGTATGCTCCAGAACCAGAAAGAGAACAAGTTGTGGAGGCCAGGAGTTCTTCTCAGACCTGGAG AAACTCGGCCAACATTACTCCCCGTCACAAAACCCCAGCCCCAAGGCATCCCAAACAGCATCCCAAACGGCCGCTGCACCAAAGGCAACTATCAAACCCCAAAAG GCTGTGGCTCCAAGGTTCTCTGGCCGTTGGTTGGAGTGCTGCTGGCCCTGGCTGTGGCTTTGATCTCCACACAGTACTACTTCAGCA GAAAGGACCATTGGAGTAATTCAGAGCGCCCACACTGCAGACGCAGAGACAGTGCTGTATTTACTGTATGTGTCCTTACAGGGATCTCCTTCCACTTTATGAATCTGAAGACTGTTTTATCATCATCTTACTTTTCTATTCTTTGTTCATTACAACGATGA